One Microcebus murinus isolate Inina chromosome 7, M.murinus_Inina_mat1.0, whole genome shotgun sequence genomic region harbors:
- the LOC105866787 gene encoding activated RNA polymerase II transcriptional coactivator p15 has translation MSEAMPKSKELVSSSSSGSDSDSEVDKKLKRKKQVAPEKPVKKQKTGETSRALSSSKQSSSSRDDNMFQIGKMRYVSVRDFKGKVLIDIREYWMDPEGEMKPGRKGISLNPEQWSQLKEQISDIDDAVRKL, from the coding sequence ATGAGCGAAGCAATGCCTAAGTCAAAGGAACTTGTTTCTTCAAGCTCTTCTGGTAGTGATTCTGACAGCGAAGTTGACAAAAAgttaaagaggaaaaagcaagttGCTCCAGAAAAACCTGTGAAGAAGCAAAAGACTGGTGAAACTTCAAGAGCTCTGTCATCTTCCaaacagagcagcagcagcagagatgATAACATGTTTCAGATTGGGAAAATGAGGTATGTTAGTGTTCGGGACTTTAAAGGGAAAGTTCTAATTGATATTAGAGAATATTGGATGGATCCAGAAGGTGAAATGAAACCAGGAAGAAAAGGTATTTCTTTAAATCCGGAGCAATGGAGCCAGCTGAAGGAACAGATTTCCGACATTGATGATGCAGtaagaaaactgtaa